A genome region from Acidimicrobiales bacterium includes the following:
- a CDS encoding helix-turn-helix domain-containing protein has product MARAKRGTRPASEINVAPERPARADAVANRARILAVAAETFDRDGLAVSLDEIARRAGLGPGTLHRHFPTKAALIDATVAERVQQLAATVQAHARAGDDDPAAALVAALTVVVEQGAASHALADRLRRESGDIDAAVAEPAAELRRTLATLLRRAQRAGAVRPDLDTGSLDALLAAAHTLRTHPSGSDHLVQLLWSTLTTSD; this is encoded by the coding sequence ATGGCGAGGGCTAAACGGGGCACGCGCCCCGCTTCCGAGATCAACGTAGCACCGGAGCGACCAGCCCGCGCCGACGCCGTCGCCAACCGTGCCCGCATCCTCGCCGTCGCCGCCGAGACCTTCGACCGGGACGGCCTCGCCGTGTCGCTCGACGAGATCGCCCGCCGCGCCGGCCTCGGCCCCGGCACCCTGCACCGGCACTTCCCCACCAAGGCGGCGTTGATCGACGCGACGGTGGCCGAGCGGGTGCAGCAGCTCGCGGCCACCGTGCAGGCCCACGCCCGGGCCGGTGACGACGACCCGGCGGCAGCCCTCGTCGCCGCGCTCACCGTCGTCGTCGAGCAGGGCGCCGCCAGCCACGCTCTCGCCGACCGCCTCCGCCGCGAGAGTGGCGACATCGACGCCGCTGTCGCCGAGCCCGCCGCCGAACTGCGCAGGACGCTCGCCACGCTGCTCCGCCGCGCCCAGCGGGCCGGCGCGGTGCGTCCGGACCTCGACACCGGCAGCCTCGACGCCCTCCTGGCCGCCGCCCACACCCTCCGGACGCACCCCTCCGGCAGCGACCACCTCGTCCAGCTGCTGTGGTCCACCCTGACGACGAGCGACTGA
- a CDS encoding nuclear transport factor 2 family protein, which yields MPLTVDDRLSIHELVALHGHLADERREDELHLLLTEDATYDISAYGMGVVRGLDALVKLFAERPGQQPAGHHVTNVIVTAGADDDGSATVRSKGLAVMPDGTTGTVTYADEVVRTPAGWRISLRTVIPARAD from the coding sequence ATGCCGCTGACGGTCGACGACCGCCTGTCCATCCACGAGCTGGTCGCGCTGCACGGCCACCTGGCCGACGAGCGCCGGGAGGACGAGCTGCACCTGCTCCTCACCGAGGACGCCACCTACGACATCTCGGCCTACGGGATGGGTGTGGTCCGGGGCCTCGACGCTCTGGTGAAGCTGTTCGCCGAGCGTCCCGGCCAGCAGCCCGCGGGCCACCACGTGACCAACGTGATCGTCACCGCGGGGGCCGACGACGACGGCAGCGCCACCGTCCGCTCGAAGGGCCTCGCCGTCATGCCCGACGGCACCACCGGCACCGTCACCTACGCCGACGAGGTCGTCCGCACCCCCGCCGGCTGGCGCATCTCCCTCCGCACCGTCATCCCGGCCCGCGCCGACTGA
- a CDS encoding helix-turn-helix transcriptional regulator → MRDKREAITPADVGLPAGPRRRTPGLRRAELAMLAGISVEYLTRIEQGRDHNPSAQILGALADALMLTPEERTHLLFAAKAAAGESFAPCPSNQPPSREVRPTVQAILDQLEPAPALLCNRATDVLAYTAAYEVLARPLGILDGENPNLVHYLFADPRAKQAFPDWARVADEQLTVLRSAFPPTNEHMQAITDELTVLAGAEFTDRMTAAAGPERRTGTERFAHPEVGELRLLYETLHLDSQRIIVYVPADDTARAALDLLIGLRPGALRSITA, encoded by the coding sequence ATCAGGGACAAGCGTGAGGCGATCACGCCGGCGGATGTCGGGCTGCCCGCCGGCCCACGCCGCCGGACCCCGGGGCTGCGCCGCGCCGAGCTGGCGATGCTCGCCGGGATCAGCGTCGAGTACCTCACCCGGATCGAGCAGGGCCGCGACCACAACCCGTCGGCGCAGATCCTGGGCGCGCTGGCCGACGCCCTGATGCTCACGCCGGAAGAGCGCACCCACCTCCTCTTCGCCGCCAAGGCCGCCGCGGGTGAGAGCTTCGCCCCCTGCCCGAGCAACCAGCCCCCGTCCCGCGAGGTCCGCCCGACGGTCCAGGCCATCCTGGACCAGCTGGAGCCGGCCCCGGCCCTGCTCTGCAACCGCGCGACCGACGTCCTCGCCTACACCGCCGCCTACGAGGTGCTGGCCCGTCCCCTGGGCATCCTCGACGGCGAGAACCCGAACCTGGTCCACTACCTGTTCGCCGACCCCCGGGCCAAGCAGGCGTTCCCCGACTGGGCCAGGGTCGCCGACGAGCAGCTGACGGTGCTCAGGTCCGCCTTCCCCCCGACCAACGAGCACATGCAGGCCATCACCGACGAGCTGACCGTCCTCGCGGGCGCGGAGTTCACCGATCGGATGACGGCCGCTGCCGGCCCGGAGCGCCGCACCGGAACCGAGCGCTTCGCCCATCCCGAGGTGGGTGAGCTGCGGCTGCTCTACGAGACGCTGCACCTCGACAGCCAACGGATCATCGTCTACGTCCCCGCGGACGACACGGCCCGGGCCGCCCTCGACCTGCTCATCGGCCTCCGGCCCGGCGCCCTGCGCTCCATCACCGCCTGA
- a CDS encoding NAD(P)H-dependent oxidoreductase: MTTSLNIAVIIGSVRDGRFGPTVAEWLLSRIEGPFEVDVIDLADVKLPLNMPSYGGQPSAEVAEVLTELTPRLENADAFVVITPEYNHSFPASLKNLIDWHFTQWQAKPVGLVSYGGLSGGRHAIEHLRHVFAELHAMTLRDTISVTRYFEQFDQDGKLIDPTELNAAAKTLLTQLEWWATALAEAREKRPFAA; this comes from the coding sequence ATGACGACCTCACTGAACATCGCAGTGATCATCGGGAGCGTGCGCGACGGGCGGTTCGGGCCGACCGTCGCCGAGTGGCTCCTCTCGCGGATCGAGGGCCCCTTCGAGGTCGACGTCATCGACCTGGCGGACGTGAAGCTCCCGTTGAACATGCCGTCCTACGGCGGGCAGCCGTCCGCCGAGGTGGCGGAGGTGCTGACCGAGCTCACGCCCCGCCTGGAGAACGCCGACGCCTTCGTGGTCATCACACCCGAGTACAACCACAGCTTCCCGGCGTCGCTGAAGAACCTGATCGACTGGCACTTCACCCAGTGGCAGGCCAAGCCGGTGGGCCTGGTCTCCTACGGCGGGCTGTCGGGCGGCCGGCACGCCATCGAGCACCTGCGCCACGTGTTCGCCGAGCTGCACGCGATGACGCTGCGCGACACCATCAGCGTCACCAGGTACTTCGAGCAGTTCGACCAGGACGGGAAGCTGATCGACCCGACCGAGCTCAACGCCGCCGCCAAGACCCTCCTGACCCAACTCGAGTGGTGGGCCACGGCGCTCGCCGAGGCCCGCGAGAAGCGCCCCTTCGCGGCCTAG
- a CDS encoding 2OG-Fe(II) oxygenase, with protein MDVDVGARVKGIDWAGVGAGLDELGLAPVGEVLGSDGCRDLVGLYGQDERFRSTIDMARYRYGEGQYRYFDHPLPDVVRDLRAAFWPHLLDIARTWAERRGQEAPWPDEFDEWLDRCHAAGQRRPTPLILRYGPGDWNALHQDLYGDLVFPLQVVIGLNRPGQDYTGGEFVVVEQRPRAQSRATASTIERGHGIVFTTRDRPVRSARGWAKAPLRHGASVVRSGHRHTLGLVFHDAR; from the coding sequence ATGGACGTCGACGTCGGTGCGAGGGTGAAGGGGATCGACTGGGCGGGGGTGGGCGCCGGGCTCGACGAGCTGGGCCTCGCTCCGGTGGGGGAGGTCCTCGGGAGCGACGGGTGTCGGGACCTCGTGGGGCTGTACGGCCAGGACGAGCGGTTCCGGTCGACGATCGACATGGCGCGGTACCGGTACGGGGAGGGTCAGTACCGGTACTTCGACCACCCGCTGCCCGACGTCGTGCGGGACCTGCGGGCGGCGTTCTGGCCCCACCTCCTCGACATCGCCCGCACCTGGGCCGAGCGTCGCGGCCAGGAGGCGCCCTGGCCCGACGAGTTCGACGAGTGGCTCGACCGGTGCCACGCCGCCGGCCAGCGTCGGCCCACGCCGCTCATCCTGCGCTACGGCCCCGGCGACTGGAACGCCCTCCACCAGGACCTCTACGGCGACCTCGTGTTCCCGCTCCAGGTCGTGATCGGTCTGAACCGCCCCGGACAGGACTACACCGGCGGCGAGTTCGTGGTGGTCGAGCAGCGGCCCCGTGCCCAGTCGCGGGCCACGGCCAGCACCATCGAGCGGGGCCACGGGATCGTGTTCACCACCCGTGACCGCCCCGTCCGGTCGGCCCGGGGATGGGCCAAGGCCCCGTTGCGCCACGGCGCCAGCGTCGTCCGCTCCGGCCATCGCCACACCCTCGGGCTGGTCTTCCACGACGCCCGCTGA
- a CDS encoding aldehyde dehydrogenase family protein translates to MGDLQVKQRGLFIGNDWSEGSGGSYPIVNPATEELVGDAPEAGADDIARAVGAARDAFDGWSRTSPEERSRLLDRAADLVEARRDEFVPLAQAETGSTLTASAQLHFGVLVWRLRRYARGALETRDQALLPQALDGAPGVPGRLLGAVAARRPVGVVACITPYNFPVGGMAGKIGPALAMGNTTVVKPPPQDPLACLLLAEVLAEAGFPPGVVNVVTGSGPEVGAALVDSPDVDMVSFTGSSAVGAKIAEAGGRTMKRLLLELGGKGAALVLDDASVEQAVDVVSVTYSFLSGQGCVLPTRAIVHRSLHDEFVAALAAKARTFKVGDPLDADTVLGPVISAAQRERIEGLVQGARDEGATVVEGGSRPDLGRGFYVAPTLVSGVDPGMTLARQEAFGPVVCVIPFDTEDEGIAIANSSQYGLNSYLFSRDAGRAYRIAARLRSGTVCINGFQSHPEAPFGGFKHSGLGRDGGSFGLDAYSEPQSVVWS, encoded by the coding sequence ATGGGCGACCTGCAGGTGAAGCAACGCGGCTTGTTCATCGGCAACGACTGGTCGGAGGGTTCGGGCGGGTCGTACCCGATCGTCAACCCGGCCACTGAGGAACTGGTCGGCGACGCCCCCGAAGCCGGGGCCGACGACATCGCCCGCGCGGTCGGCGCCGCCCGGGACGCCTTCGACGGCTGGTCCCGCACCTCGCCGGAGGAGCGCTCCCGCCTGTTGGACCGGGCTGCCGACCTCGTCGAGGCGCGCCGGGACGAGTTCGTTCCCCTGGCCCAGGCCGAGACCGGCTCCACCCTGACCGCCTCGGCCCAGCTCCACTTCGGCGTGCTGGTGTGGCGGTTGCGCCGCTACGCCCGCGGGGCGCTGGAGACCAGGGACCAGGCGCTGCTGCCCCAGGCGCTCGACGGCGCCCCCGGAGTGCCCGGGAGGCTGCTCGGCGCGGTGGCCGCCCGCCGCCCCGTCGGCGTGGTCGCCTGCATCACCCCCTACAACTTCCCGGTCGGGGGCATGGCGGGCAAGATCGGCCCGGCCCTGGCCATGGGCAACACCACGGTGGTGAAGCCCCCGCCCCAGGACCCGCTGGCCTGCCTGCTGCTCGCCGAGGTGCTGGCCGAGGCCGGCTTCCCGCCGGGGGTCGTGAACGTCGTGACCGGTTCCGGCCCCGAGGTGGGGGCGGCGCTGGTCGACTCGCCCGACGTCGACATGGTCAGCTTCACCGGCAGCTCCGCGGTGGGGGCGAAGATCGCCGAGGCCGGCGGCCGCACCATGAAGCGGCTCCTGCTGGAGCTGGGCGGCAAGGGGGCGGCCTTGGTGCTGGACGACGCCTCGGTCGAACAGGCCGTCGACGTGGTCTCGGTCACCTACAGCTTCCTGTCCGGGCAGGGCTGCGTCCTGCCCACCCGGGCGATCGTGCACCGGTCCCTCCACGACGAGTTCGTGGCCGCGCTGGCCGCCAAGGCCCGGACCTTCAAGGTCGGCGACCCGCTCGACGCCGACACGGTGCTGGGCCCGGTGATCAGCGCGGCCCAGCGCGAGCGGATCGAAGGTCTGGTGCAGGGCGCCCGGGACGAGGGCGCCACGGTGGTCGAGGGCGGCTCCCGGCCCGACCTCGGGCGCGGCTTCTACGTAGCGCCCACGCTGGTGAGCGGCGTCGACCCGGGCATGACCCTCGCCCGGCAGGAGGCGTTCGGCCCGGTGGTGTGCGTGATCCCCTTCGACACCGAGGACGAGGGGATCGCCATCGCCAACTCGTCCCAGTACGGCCTGAACAGCTACCTGTTCAGCCGGGACGCCGGCCGCGCCTACCGGATCGCGGCCCGGCTCCGGTCCGGCACGGTGTGCATCAACGGCTTCCAGAGCCACCCGGAGGCGCCGTTCGGCGGTTTCAAGCACAGCGGCCTGGGACGCGACGGCGGGTCGTTCGGACTCGACGCCTACAGCGAGCCGCAGAGCGTTGTCTGGTCCTGA
- a CDS encoding carboxymuconolactone decarboxylase family protein: MANVQRVMGHNPSLVRGMAGLGEAVRFSHTLPERWVELAILRLAIVARCPYPFSHHVPMALDLGFSEEQIARLVDWADATCFDADERLVLKATDDVERDAGLSDATFAALSERLTERQVLDLVMILSFYGLLVRVVNSTGTPVDDRVAEVVDRYWPFRA; the protein is encoded by the coding sequence GTGGCCAACGTCCAGCGGGTGATGGGCCACAACCCCTCGCTGGTGCGGGGGATGGCCGGTCTGGGGGAGGCGGTGCGGTTCTCCCACACGCTGCCCGAGCGTTGGGTGGAGCTGGCGATCCTGCGGCTGGCGATCGTCGCGCGGTGCCCCTATCCCTTCAGCCACCACGTGCCCATGGCGCTCGACCTCGGGTTCAGCGAGGAGCAGATCGCCCGGCTGGTCGACTGGGCCGACGCCACCTGCTTCGACGCCGACGAGCGGCTGGTCCTGAAAGCCACCGACGACGTCGAGCGTGATGCCGGCCTCTCCGACGCGACGTTCGCCGCCCTGTCCGAGCGGCTCACCGAGCGGCAGGTGCTCGACCTGGTGATGATCCTGTCGTTCTACGGGCTGCTGGTGCGGGTGGTGAACAGCACCGGCACCCCGGTCGACGACCGGGTGGCCGAGGTCGTCGACCGGTACTGGCCGTTCAGAGCGTAA
- a CDS encoding Zn-dependent alcohol dehydrogenase, producing MKGAVYDGSELLVVDDLEVGLPGPGQVRVRMHAAGLCHSDVSVVDGTIPYPVPVVLGHEGAGVVELVGEGVDRVAPGDHVVLSTLTNCGACPECARGRPTMCRQSFGTRPQPFSWGGRPTHNFANASTFVELTVVEAHQVVRIPSEVPLAAASLIGCAVMTGVGAVLNRARVGFNDTAVVIGIGGIGLNVLQGCRLARASRIVAVDTNPAKEDLARQFGATDFIGPTPAGDLVDAVRTILPDGADHVFECVGSPGLIEAATNMLDWHGQCVLVGVPPSGTKASFLVEGMFLDKSILGLRYGSARPHQDIPRYVELYQRGDLLLDELVSKTSPVDDIATLIEELEHGTVARNVLTL from the coding sequence ATGAAGGGTGCTGTCTACGACGGTTCGGAACTGCTGGTCGTCGACGACCTGGAGGTGGGCCTGCCCGGCCCGGGCCAGGTACGGGTCCGCATGCACGCCGCCGGGCTGTGCCACAGCGACGTGAGCGTGGTCGACGGCACCATCCCGTACCCGGTGCCGGTGGTGCTGGGCCACGAAGGGGCCGGCGTGGTCGAGCTCGTGGGCGAGGGCGTCGACCGTGTCGCTCCGGGCGACCACGTGGTGCTGTCGACGCTGACCAACTGCGGCGCCTGCCCGGAGTGCGCCCGGGGCCGCCCCACTATGTGCCGCCAGAGCTTCGGCACGCGGCCCCAGCCCTTCAGCTGGGGCGGCCGCCCCACACACAACTTCGCCAACGCGTCGACCTTCGTCGAGCTGACCGTCGTCGAGGCCCACCAGGTCGTGCGCATCCCCTCCGAGGTACCGCTCGCGGCGGCCTCCCTGATCGGCTGCGCGGTCATGACCGGTGTCGGGGCGGTGCTCAACCGGGCCCGCGTGGGGTTCAACGACACCGCGGTGGTCATCGGCATCGGCGGCATCGGGCTCAACGTCCTCCAGGGCTGCCGCCTGGCCCGCGCCTCGCGCATCGTGGCCGTCGACACCAACCCCGCCAAGGAGGACCTGGCCCGGCAGTTCGGGGCGACCGACTTCATCGGACCGACGCCGGCGGGCGACCTCGTGGACGCGGTCAGGACGATCCTCCCCGACGGGGCCGACCACGTCTTCGAGTGCGTGGGGTCACCCGGCCTGATCGAGGCGGCCACGAACATGCTCGACTGGCACGGGCAGTGCGTGCTGGTGGGCGTCCCGCCCTCCGGCACCAAGGCCTCGTTCCTGGTGGAGGGGATGTTCCTCGACAAGTCCATCCTGGGCCTGCGCTACGGCTCGGCACGGCCCCACCAGGACATCCCCCGCTACGTCGAGCTCTACCAGCGGGGCGATCTGCTCCTCGACGAGCTGGTGAGCAAGACCTCCCCCGTCGACGACATCGCCACCCTGATCGAGGAGCTCGAGCACGGCACCGTGGCCCGCAACGTGCTTACGCTCTGA
- a CDS encoding mycofactocin-coupled SDR family oxidoreductase gives MTELNGKVALVTGAARGQGRSHAVGLARAGADIAACDVGGPSRSTAYATATTDELAETAAAVRAEGRRCVTGQVDVRDRAGLRAFVGAAEAELGGVDIVIANAGVLAFNLPWELTDDQWDDVIDVNLTGVWNTVRACLPGMVERGRGGSVVLISSAAGLVAIPGAASYIAAKHGVVGLMKALAVDLGAHDIRVNAVHPGGVDTPMVMNPATYELMTGSPDGTPADLDPLGREQNLLPIGFLAPEDITRAVLYLVGDGGRWVTGTSLKVDAGATVTPPGRWRDPASTS, from the coding sequence GTGACAGAACTGAACGGCAAGGTCGCGCTGGTCACGGGTGCGGCCCGCGGCCAGGGTCGGAGCCACGCCGTCGGGCTGGCCCGAGCCGGCGCCGACATCGCCGCCTGCGACGTCGGCGGCCCCTCCCGCAGCACCGCCTACGCCACCGCCACCACCGACGAGCTCGCCGAGACCGCGGCGGCCGTCCGGGCGGAGGGCCGCCGCTGCGTGACCGGTCAGGTGGACGTGCGCGACCGGGCCGGCCTGCGGGCCTTCGTCGGCGCGGCCGAGGCCGAGCTGGGCGGGGTCGACATCGTGATCGCCAACGCCGGCGTGCTCGCCTTCAACCTGCCGTGGGAGCTGACCGACGACCAGTGGGACGACGTCATCGACGTCAACCTCACCGGCGTGTGGAACACCGTCCGGGCCTGCCTGCCCGGGATGGTCGAGCGGGGCCGGGGCGGTTCCGTGGTGCTGATCTCGTCGGCCGCGGGGCTCGTGGCGATACCCGGAGCGGCGTCGTACATCGCCGCCAAGCACGGCGTGGTCGGGCTGATGAAGGCGCTGGCCGTCGACCTCGGCGCCCACGACATCCGCGTGAACGCGGTCCACCCCGGCGGGGTGGACACGCCCATGGTCATGAACCCGGCCACGTACGAGCTGATGACCGGCAGCCCGGACGGCACGCCCGCCGACCTCGACCCCCTGGGCCGGGAGCAGAACCTCCTGCCCATCGGGTTCCTCGCACCGGAGGACATCACCCGGGCCGTCCTCTACCTGGTCGGCGACGGGGGCCGGTGGGTCACCGGCACGTCGCTCAAGGTCGACGCGGGCGCCACCGTCACGCCACCCGGCCGGTGGCGTGACCCGGCAAGCACTTCGTAA
- a CDS encoding LLM class flavin-dependent oxidoreductase codes for MEFGIFVQGHVPNTRVEREGDQAEHNALMKEAELIRVADQNNFKYAWITEHHFLTEYSHLSASDAYLGYCAAQTERIHLGSGIFSFNPHKDHPGRIAERVAMLDHLTEGRFEFGTGRGAGSREVTGWDIASTDDTRAIWDEVIREIPKMWRDEEYAYQGEYFNLPFPGDKIPTRNILPKPYSKPHPPMWVAAGNPPTFEKAARMGLGVLAFTTRAVPDMAPLIATYKDNVGKAEPVGAFANDNVMVTIGLVCMEDGEAARKMAANMGINYLQSLVYHYHDTIPVPEGAPVWPEPVSEPTREEVEFRIDQGYILCGDPDEITEQLRRMENVGIDQLVFGVPCDLPWDVAAESLRLFGDEVIPKFDTEPTHRTTRQREAAAARIAGAS; via the coding sequence ATGGAATTCGGGATCTTCGTCCAGGGTCACGTGCCCAACACCCGCGTCGAGCGGGAAGGCGATCAGGCCGAGCACAACGCCCTGATGAAGGAGGCCGAGCTGATCCGGGTGGCCGACCAGAACAACTTCAAGTACGCCTGGATCACCGAGCACCACTTCCTGACCGAGTACTCCCACCTGTCCGCCAGCGACGCGTACCTCGGCTACTGCGCGGCGCAGACCGAGCGCATCCACCTCGGCTCGGGCATCTTCAGCTTCAACCCCCACAAGGACCACCCCGGGCGGATCGCCGAGCGGGTGGCCATGCTGGACCACCTCACCGAGGGCCGCTTCGAGTTCGGGACGGGCCGGGGCGCCGGCAGCCGGGAGGTCACCGGCTGGGACATCGCCTCCACCGACGACACCCGGGCCATCTGGGACGAGGTCATCCGCGAGATCCCCAAGATGTGGCGCGACGAGGAGTACGCCTACCAGGGCGAGTACTTCAACCTCCCGTTCCCCGGCGACAAGATCCCCACCCGGAACATCCTGCCCAAGCCCTACTCGAAGCCCCACCCGCCCATGTGGGTGGCGGCGGGGAACCCTCCGACCTTCGAGAAGGCCGCCCGGATGGGCCTCGGGGTGCTGGCCTTCACCACCCGGGCCGTGCCCGACATGGCGCCGCTGATCGCCACCTACAAGGACAACGTCGGCAAGGCCGAGCCGGTGGGCGCGTTCGCCAACGACAACGTGATGGTGACCATCGGCCTGGTCTGCATGGAGGACGGCGAGGCGGCCCGGAAGATGGCCGCCAACATGGGCATCAACTACCTCCAGAGCCTCGTGTACCACTACCACGACACGATCCCGGTCCCCGAGGGTGCGCCGGTCTGGCCGGAGCCGGTCAGCGAGCCCACCCGGGAAGAGGTGGAGTTCCGCATCGACCAGGGGTACATCCTGTGCGGCGATCCCGACGAGATCACCGAGCAGCTCCGCCGGATGGAGAACGTCGGCATCGACCAGCTCGTCTTCGGCGTGCCGTGCGACCTGCCGTGGGACGTCGCCGCCGAGTCGCTCCGCCTGTTCGGCGACGAGGTCATCCCCAAGTTCGACACCGAGCCGACGCACCGCACCACCCGCCAGCGGGAGGCCGCGGCCGCGAGGATCGCGGGAGCGAGCTGA
- a CDS encoding cyclase family protein — translation MALPDHLKELAARVSNWGRWGPDDQRGTLNLVDEAARRRGVAAVRTGKAFSLAIPFDRDGPQTGLMPGRDNPSLRMLTVNEPMTGDPADFCASDDAFGMGVQAATHWDALSHVSYEGRLYNDVDASVIDGSGAGRLGIEHVGPVTTRGVLLDIARLKGVEHFDEGYAITGDDLEKAAVQAGVAVEPGDALLVRTGQMHHLPDGRERYVNPSPGLSTRSIEWLRDHDVAAVATDTLVFEVWPGEDPAVTLPVHMIHLRDMGLLQGQNWYLDELAEDCAGDGRYEVLLVANPLPLTRSVSGVVAPVALK, via the coding sequence ATGGCCCTGCCCGACCACCTGAAGGAGCTCGCGGCCCGGGTGTCGAACTGGGGTCGTTGGGGCCCCGACGACCAGCGCGGGACCCTGAACCTGGTCGACGAGGCCGCCCGGCGGCGGGGGGTGGCCGCCGTCCGGACCGGCAAGGCGTTCTCCCTGGCCATCCCGTTCGACCGGGACGGCCCGCAGACGGGGCTGATGCCCGGGCGCGACAACCCGTCGCTGCGGATGCTGACCGTCAACGAGCCCATGACGGGCGACCCGGCGGACTTCTGCGCCTCCGACGACGCCTTCGGCATGGGGGTGCAGGCCGCGACCCACTGGGACGCCCTGTCCCACGTGAGCTACGAGGGCAGGCTCTACAACGACGTCGACGCGAGCGTGATCGACGGGTCCGGCGCCGGCCGGCTCGGCATCGAGCACGTCGGGCCGGTGACCACCCGGGGTGTCCTGCTCGACATCGCCCGCCTGAAGGGCGTCGAGCACTTCGACGAGGGCTACGCCATCACGGGGGACGACCTCGAGAAGGCGGCGGTGCAGGCCGGGGTCGCGGTGGAGCCGGGGGACGCGCTCCTGGTGCGCACCGGGCAGATGCACCACCTCCCCGACGGACGTGAGCGCTACGTCAACCCGTCGCCCGGGTTGTCGACCCGCTCGATCGAGTGGCTGCGGGACCACGACGTGGCCGCGGTGGCCACCGACACCCTGGTGTTCGAGGTGTGGCCGGGCGAGGACCCGGCGGTGACCCTGCCCGTGCACATGATCCACCTGCGGGACATGGGCCTGCTGCAGGGCCAGAACTGGTACCTCGACGAGCTGGCGGAGGACTGCGCCGGAGACGGTCGCTACGAGGTCCTCCTGGTGGCCAACCCCCTCCCGCTGACCCGGTCGGTCAGCGGGGTGGTGGCGCCGGTCGCGCTGAAGTAG
- a CDS encoding SDR family oxidoreductase has translation MTDLLEDKVVVVVGVGEGLGRAIAEQCCQHGADVALGARSEDYLKGLADELAEATGRGTFGHHVDIGEPAAVTAFHRAVLDRFGRVDTLVLNAADDEVLGPLEGGDIDRWRRQMDLNVMGSMRVVQAFAGDLKAGRGSVVFTDSMIVDKVLPTMGSYAMTKGALRVGARTLARELGAEGVRVNSVAPGWMWGDSVEQYMEGVERDTGTTVAEQKGAIAAQFALPDWPTEVDCANAVVFLASPLASSVTGVCLDVNAGELFR, from the coding sequence ATGACCGATCTACTCGAGGACAAGGTCGTGGTCGTGGTCGGTGTCGGTGAGGGCCTCGGCCGGGCCATCGCCGAGCAGTGCTGCCAGCACGGCGCCGACGTGGCGCTCGGGGCCCGCTCCGAGGACTACCTGAAGGGCCTGGCCGACGAGCTCGCCGAGGCGACCGGCCGGGGCACCTTCGGCCATCACGTCGACATCGGCGAGCCCGCTGCGGTGACGGCCTTCCACAGAGCGGTGCTCGATCGCTTCGGACGGGTCGACACGCTGGTCCTCAACGCGGCCGACGACGAGGTACTGGGGCCCCTCGAGGGCGGCGACATCGATCGCTGGCGCCGGCAGATGGACCTGAACGTCATGGGCAGCATGCGCGTCGTGCAGGCCTTCGCCGGCGACCTGAAGGCCGGCCGGGGGTCCGTCGTCTTCACCGACTCGATGATCGTCGACAAGGTGCTGCCCACCATGGGCTCCTACGCCATGACCAAGGGCGCGCTGCGCGTGGGCGCCCGCACCCTGGCCCGGGAGCTCGGCGCCGAGGGGGTGCGGGTCAACTCGGTCGCTCCGGGCTGGATGTGGGGCGACTCGGTCGAGCAGTACATGGAGGGCGTCGAGCGCGACACCGGGACAACGGTCGCCGAGCAGAAAGGCGCCATCGCCGCCCAGTTCGCCCTGCCCGACTGGCCCACCGAGGTCGACTGCGCCAACGCCGTCGTCTTCCTGGCCTCCCCGCTCGCGAGCTCCGTCACCGGCGTGTGCCTCGACGTCAACGCCGGCGAGCTCTTCCGCTGA